The following DNA comes from Deltaproteobacteria bacterium.
TCTCCGTGGAAAAAGATCGGCGAGGAGCCACTTCCGCTGACGTTCAAACGCGCGACCATTATCAGCCCGGAGCCTGGACCGAAGGGCTGCCCGGTGGAGGAGGGAGAAGAGTAAGACTCACGGCGCGCAGTTGAGAAGGGGGCTAGCTACAATGAAGCAATTTTACATCCGAATCGGCACAGAGCAGGAAAAGGGACCGTTCACCATGGACCAGCTTCGGTCGATGTGGGAGAATGGTGCGATTACGGCCGATGCTCTGTATCGTCCGTCTGACGCAACGGAATGGCGGCAACTTGCCGCCGAATTCGTACAACAGGCCCCCATGCCGCAACGGAACGAGAAACGTCCGAGGAGGACGTCGTCGCCGTTATTTCTGATCGTCGCGCTCTTGACGATCATCGTGTTGTTCGTCGGCAGCTTTCACTTTGTCACGGGGAGCAGTCTGCCGGGGCCACAACTAATGCGTCGCGATTCCTTCGGGTTGAGCGAGTTTTTCGTCGATGTTGACGCTATTACCGGAATGCCCTGGCTTGCGGCCAAGGCGCGGTTTCCACTTGGGTGTCGCCTTCTGCAGCGAGAGGGCATTCTCGAGTCGGATACGGCGTTCAACCAACGTGTCCAGGAAGAGACAAGGAGGGAGTTCGATAGGACTATGCGAGAGGCAGAGCGAGAGACCCAGAGACTTCTGCGGGACGCCCAACGGTACGCGGATGACTATTAGAGGGGTGGCGTGCCGCCCTTCGTTGGGTTGGTCGGGTGGCGAAGCCGAACCAAGGCGTGGAGCCGACGCGCGGAGAGACGCGCGCGGCTCACGCTGAGCGTTCGGCCCCTCCTTGAGGAGTTGCGTGGACCGGAACTGACGAACGATGACCTACTACCTCGATCTCTTCTCCCCTGAAACGTACGAGGCGTTCGGACGGTCGGACCGGTCGATCTCCGGCTTTCGGCCGCGCCAGCGAAATGTGGCAGGGCGGGTGCAACCGGGCGACAAGCTCGTTTGCTACATGACGAGGCTCTCGCGATGGTTTGGCCTGCTGGAGGTCTTGGAAGGTCCATTCTCGGACAGGACACCAATCTTCGTCCCCGAAAACGATCCTTTCACTGTCCGATTCCGAGTGCGTCCGGTTGTGTGGCTCCCCGTCGACCGGGCAATTCCGATTCACGACGACCGGATCTGGTCTTCCCTCTCGTTCACGAAGGATCTCCCGAAGAACTCCATCGCATGGACGGGGCGCGTTCGCGGCAGTCTTGCGCGCTTGAGTGAAGCCGATGGTGCCATCCTGGAGGCGGCACTGCACGCACAAGTCGGTGGGGAGCAGCTGTATCCCGTCGATGAAGACGAATATCGAAAACTCTCGGCGCATCGCGTCAGGCGAGCGGACCGTGATGTGACGGTCACGGTGCCTGAGGACGCGGAGGCCGCTGGCGGTGATGAGGCGGTCCCGACAGCTGAAGTCAGGGAATCCGTTTGCATCCAGGCTCTGCTTGCCGATATCGGCTCTCGGATGGGTATGCAGATCTGGATCCCGAGAGCGGACCGCGATGCCGTCTCGGCGCAATGGCGCGGCGACCACCCGGCAGCGCTCGATCGCCTGCCACTCAACTACGACGATACGACGCTCCGCACGATCGAGCAGATCGACGTGCTGTGGCTGAAGGGACGATCGATCCGTCGAGCATTCGAGGTCGAGCACACGACCTCTGTCTACTCGGGCATCCTCAGAATGGCGGACCTGCTGGCCTTGCAGCCGAACATGGATATTCGTCTGCATATCGTTGCCCCGCCGCAGCGCCGGCAAAAGGTATTCCAGGAGATCCGCCGGCCGGTGTTTTCTCTCCTTGATCGTGGACCGCTCTCAGAGAATTGCACCTTCATCTCGTACGACAGCATAAGGGAACTCGCGGCCCAGCAGCACCTATCGCATCTCTCCGACACCGTGCTTGAGGAATACGAGGAGGACGCTGAAGACTGATAGGCTACCCAACGAGAGCAGGCGGCAGCGGTCCCGTTTGCCGCTGGAACCGCTGCGGCGTAGAGTGCGGCAGTGAAGGTCTACCTGGACATGTGCAGCATCCAGCGCCCGCTCGACTCCCAGGATGACGTCCGGGTGGCGACCGAGGCACAGGCGGTGCTCGGGGTCCTGCGATTGTGCGAATCCGGACAGGTAACGCTCGTCGCGTCTGGCGCCCTCCTGTTCGAGCTGGAGAAGAACCCGCATCCTGTCCGCAAGGACTACGCCGAGGCGGTCCTATCGAGGGCGGGGGTATTCACCGCAACAGATCAGCGCGTCGAAGCCCGCGCGCGTCGGTTCGAGGTAAGCGGGATGAAGCCGCTCGATGCATTGCACCTGGCGTCCGCCGTCGAAGCGGATGCGGATTTCTTCTGCACCTGTGATGATCGGCTGCTGAAGCGGGCTCGCGCAGTGCAGACGGGGCGGACACGAGTCGTGTCGCCACTCGACCTAGTGACGGAGGTATCAACATGAACGTCGCGGCCACACCGTTGGCGGAGACCACACACAAGGCGATCGCGGTGCTCTCTAAGGAGTTGGGAATTGTGGAAACCGTGCGCTTCCTGACCCAGTTCAGCACAGGCTTCGGGGACTACACGCGCGAACGAGGTGTCATCCTCCGCGGCGTCACCATGGACGAAATTCTGTCCGAGATCAGGCGCGCACACCGAGGGAGGCCGAACAAGCGCATCCAGCCGACGCGCCAGAAGCGTGCGCGCGGCTGATGCGCAGGGCGTACGTTGAACTAAACCGCTGCGCGGTGGTGTCTACTTTC
Coding sequences within:
- a CDS encoding DUF4339 domain-containing protein; its protein translation is MKQFYIRIGTEQEKGPFTMDQLRSMWENGAITADALYRPSDATEWRQLAAEFVQQAPMPQRNEKRPRRTSSPLFLIVALLTIIVLFVGSFHFVTGSSLPGPQLMRRDSFGLSEFFVDVDAITGMPWLAAKARFPLGCRLLQREGILESDTAFNQRVQEETRREFDRTMREAERETQRLLRDAQRYADDY
- a CDS encoding PIN domain-containing protein, coding for MCSIQRPLDSQDDVRVATEAQAVLGVLRLCESGQVTLVASGALLFELEKNPHPVRKDYAEAVLSRAGVFTATDQRVEARARRFEVSGMKPLDALHLASAVEADADFFCTCDDRLLKRARAVQTGRTRVVSPLDLVTEVST